A single genomic interval of Adhaeribacter pallidiroseus harbors:
- a CDS encoding LytR/AlgR family response regulator transcription factor, with translation MRALIIEDEKLAANRLARLLVQIDPNIQVIGQIESVRKAVQQFNSGLKPDVAFLDIQLADGLSFEIFDQTQVPCPVIFTTAYDEYAIKAFKVNSIDYLLKPIDADELAAALQKFRHLAAPVPVSVTPNLELLQKAMHMLGQTPYKNRFVVKVGEHIKAIPVDQVDFFFSKEKATFLQTKENKRFVIDFSLEQLENLLDPQQFFRINRSYMISLPAIQDIVSYSNSRLKTFLRNAPEPDVVVSREKVNAFKNWLDR, from the coding sequence ATGCGCGCCCTGATCATTGAAGACGAAAAACTGGCGGCCAACCGATTGGCCCGCTTACTGGTACAAATTGACCCAAACATCCAAGTTATCGGTCAAATAGAATCGGTACGAAAAGCCGTGCAGCAGTTTAATTCTGGTCTAAAACCCGATGTAGCTTTTCTGGATATTCAATTAGCCGATGGTTTAAGTTTCGAGATTTTTGATCAAACCCAGGTTCCTTGTCCGGTTATTTTTACCACCGCTTACGACGAGTATGCCATAAAAGCGTTTAAGGTAAATAGCATTGATTATTTATTGAAACCCATTGATGCCGATGAGTTAGCGGCTGCTCTCCAGAAATTTCGCCATTTAGCTGCTCCGGTGCCGGTTTCGGTTACTCCTAATCTGGAACTTTTACAAAAAGCCATGCACATGCTGGGGCAAACTCCTTACAAAAACCGATTTGTGGTAAAGGTAGGCGAACACATTAAAGCTATTCCGGTTGACCAGGTTGATTTCTTTTTTAGTAAAGAGAAGGCCACTTTTTTGCAAACGAAAGAAAACAAGCGATTTGTCATTGATTTTTCACTGGAGCAACTCGAAAACTTGCTTGATCCGCAGCAGTTTTTCCGGATTAACCGCAGTTACATGATCAGTTTACCCGCCATTCAGGATATTGTAAGTTACTCCAACAGCCGTTTAAAAACCTTTCTCCGGAACGCCCCCGAACCAGATGTAGTGGTAAGCCGCGAGAAAGTAAATGCTTTTAAAAACTGGCTGGATCGGTAG